The Actinomadura graeca nucleotide sequence CACCGGCACGGTCAGCACGTTCCCGCGCTGCCCGGCGGTGAAGGTGACGTCCACCGCCGCGAGCGCGTACGCGGCGGCGGCCTTGCGCGCCTTCCGCGACCTCAGCCACACGGTCACCTCCACCTTCGTCGTCGGGTCCTCGCCCTGCGCCGACCCCGGCTCGACCACCGTGGACACCTCGTCGATCTTCCCGGGGACGGTCTCGTCGCCGGGGAGCGTGACCTCGACCGCCGCGCCCTTCTTCGCCATCCGCTGGTCGGTGGTCTCCAGCTCCACCGTCACGGCCTTGTCGGTGCCGGTGTAGGTGAGCACCTTCTGCCCGGGGCCGGTCGGGTCGCCCGCGCCTGCCTGCAGCCCGTCCACCCGGACGGGACCCGGAGCGAACACGACCCGTCCCAGCTCGACGACGCCCGTCTCCGCCAGCCCGTGGACGTCCTGCCATTCCCGGACGGCGTCCGCGGTCGCGGAGGTGTAGGCGCCGTCGACGGTGAACCCGTCGTAGCCGAGCGCGGCCAGGTTCTTCTCGAACCGGCGGACGTCCGCGCCCTCCGTCCCCGCCCGCAGCGGGCGGTAGGAGGGCCGCGACCCGTACATCAGCATGACCGGGTCGCCGTCCACCTCGTACAGCGGGCGGCCCCGGGTGATCTCGTCGCCGCTCTCGGGGACCCAGGTGATCGTGCCCCGCAGCCGGCTCGTCGCGGTCGAGGACGGGCCGTAGCCGAGCCGGCCGTCCTCGGTCTGGGTGTCCTTGAGCGTCTGCCGCGCCACCCTCGTGGTGTTGGGCGGCAGCGCGGACGCGGCGCCGCCGCCGGAACCGCCGCCCGACCCGAGCGCCGCGACGGTGCCGCCACCGCCGACCGCGACGACCACCGCGGCGGCGACGGCCACCCGCCGGCGGCCCCTCACTTGCGGCCGCCCGCCATGATCTCTTGGCACTTCTCCTGGGCCGCCTTGAACTCGGGGTCCTCGGCGACGTTGCCGTCGATCATGATCCCCTGCTGGCCGGGCTTGGGGTCGGCGAACTTCTCCACGCCGTTCTCGCGCATGCACTCGGCGAACTCGCGGCCCCGCTCCTGGCGCTTCGGGTCGTCCTTCCCGGCTCCGTTCGCCTGCGGGTCGTACTGGCGGCACGCCTGCATCGCCTTGTCGACCGTCTCCTTCTTGGTCCGCCCGTCGAGCCTGAGCTGGACGCCGCCGCCGGGCTTCGGGTCCTCCATCGGGATGCCGTTCTGCCGCATGCACTGGGCGAACTTGACGCCCATCTCGTCGGGGCTCAGGCTCTTGGCGGCGGCAGGCCCGCTCTTTCCGGCGCCCTTGACCGAGGCCACCTTCCCGCCGTCGCCGTCGTCCGAGCCGCATCCGGTGAGCGCCAGGCCCGCCACCAGCGGCAGTGCCGCCAGGATCCGCAGTCGCATCCGACCGTCTCCTCTCGTCCCCGGCCGATCGGTTCCGGCCGGACGGAAGGCGATGCAACGCGACGGCGCGTTTCCCCCGCGTTTCCGCGCCGCCGCCCGGATCTCCTAACGGCGAGGAAACGGCCCGTAAGGCAGCATCGCCGGTCAGGGCACGTGTGAGGACCGTGCACCGGGAGGACAGAGATGCGGGTACTGGTGGTGGAGGACGAGCGGCTGCTCGCCGACGCGATAGCGGAGTGGCTGCGCGACGACGCGCACGCCGTCGACCTGGCCTACGACGGGGCGGCGGCCCTGGAGCGCGCCGGCGTCCACGACTACGACGTCGTCGTGCTGGACCGGGACCTGCCGCTCGTGCACGGCGACGACGTCTGCCGCGAGCTGGTCCGCGGGGACGGGGCGGCGCGGGTGCTGATGCTCACCGCCGCCGCCGAGATCACCGACCGGGTCGCGGGGCTCGGGCTCGGCGCCGACGACTACCTCACCAAGCCGTTCGCGTTCCCGGAGCTGGCGGCCCGCGTCCTCGCGCTCGGCCGGCGGGCGCGCCCCGCCGCGCCGCCGGTGCTGCGCCGCGCCGGGATCACCCTGGACCCGGCACGCCGCGAGGTCTTCCGGGACGGCCGGTACGTGCCGCTGGCGAAGAAGGAGTTCGCCGTGCTCACCGAGCTGCTGCTCGCGGACGGCGCGGTCGTCTCCGCGGAGCGGCTGCTGGAGAAGGCGTGGGACGAGCACGCCGACCCGTTCACCGGCGCGGTGCGGCTGGCCGTCCTGAAGCTGCGCCGCAAGCTCGCCGAGCCGCCGGTCGTCGAGACCGTCAAGGGGGCGGGGTACCGGATCCCATGATCGGACCTCGGCGGATCACGCTGCGCCACCCGTCGCTCCGGGCCCGGCTGACGCTCACCTACGGCGGGCTGTTCCTCGTCGCGGGCCTCGTCCTGCTCGGTGTCACCTACGCGCTGTTCGACCAGCAGATGTCCCGCGAGGGTACGAAGGTGCTCGCGCGGACCTCCCTGCCCTCGCCGGGCGCCACCGGAAGCACCGGGAACACCGGGAACACCGGCGGGACGGGGGGCACCGGGCGGCCCGTCCCGGCCGGGACGACACCGTCCGGCCAGGAGGGGCCCGGGGCCATCGACGACCTGGAAGGCTGGATGAAAGGGCAGCGCAAGGACGTGCGCGAGGCCGCGACGACCTCGCTGATCACGCAGGGGTCGATCGCGCTGCTGCTCGTCGGCGGCGTCGCGGCGGGCTTCGGCTGGCTGATCGCGGGGCAGGTCCTCGCGCCGCTGCACCGGGTGACCGAGACGGCGCGGCGGATCGCGGTGGCGCCCGCCGCCGACCGCGGGCTGCACGAGCGGATCGCGCTGAGCGGGCCCGACGACGAGGTCAAGCGGCTCGCCGACACCTTCGACACGATGGTCGAGCGGCTCGACCGGTCCTTCGACGGGCAGCGCCGCTTCGTCGCGAACGCCTCGCACGAGCTGCGCACCCCGCTCACGCTCGGCCGGGCGCTGGTCGAGGTCGCCATGCACCGCCGGTCGGCGTCCGCGGACGTCCTGCAGCTCGGCGAGACGCTGCTGCAGATCAACGCGCGGCACGAGCGCCTGATCGCGGGGCTGCTGCTGCTCGCCCGGTCCGAGAACGAGATCACCGGCCGGGCGCCGGTGGACCTCGCCGACGTCGTCGGGCACGTGGCGGCGCAGACCGCCGCGGAGGCGGAGGAGGCCGGGGTGGACGTCCGGGCGGAGCCGGGCGAGGCCGTCACGTCCGGTGACGCGCTCCTGCTCGAACGGGTCGTGCAGAACCTGGTCGAGAACGGCATCCGGCACAACTCCGGCCCGGGCGGCTGGGTCCGGGTCCGCAGCCGCACCGGCGGCGGGCGGGCCGTCCTGGAGGTGGTGAACTCCGGCCGGGCCGTCCCGCCGTACGAGATCCCGGCGCTGTTCGAGCCGTTCCGCCGGCTCGGCTCCGACCGGGTCGTCACCGCCAAGGGCGCGGGGCTCGGGCTGTCGATCGTGCAGTCGATCGTCCGCGCGCACGGCGGGACCGTCACCGCCGACCCCGGACGGGACGGCGGGCTGCGCGTGACCGTCCGCCTGCCGTCGCCGTAGCCCGTCTTGATCGCCTGACCTGCGGCGTTTACCCGTCGTTGGGCCATTCACCCCGCTTATGCCCTGCTGGCATTACCTGGCTTTTGCGGCAAATGAGACTGTTATGGCGTTCCTTCGATCTCTCGCACGGGCCACCCCACCCGGAATTCCCCCGGCACCGGTGGGGAATTGCTCCCTGATCCCCGTGCGTGAGGTTCCATGCCGCAAGGCCGGGAGAATAGGCGGAAGCGAATGGCAACGCGTACCCGACCCGCCCGGGCACGTTGGCGCATCGCGTGCGGAGTCGCGGGGCTGGCAGCAGCCACCGTCGCGGCGTCCCCCGGGATCGCCTCAGCGGACAACCTGAAGATCAATCAGGAGGTCCAGGAACAGAACCAGTGGTGCTGGGCCGCGAGCGGCCTGACGATCGCCAAGTTCCACGGTAAGGGCAACGTCAGCCAGAACGAGTTCTGCAACCTCGCGCGGAACCGCACCGCGGGCACCCAGTGCCCGAACCAGCCCGGTCAGCTCGAATGGGACCAGACGGCCTTCCGTAAGCTCGGCCTCTCCGTCGGTCAGGTGAGCAACCCGCTCTCCTACAACGCCGTGAAGGAAGAGATCGACGGCAAGCGCCCGATCGAGACCGGCATCTACTGGACGGCCGGCGGCGGACACGCCCAGGTCATCTACGGCTACACCGGCCAGACGCTGGCCTACGGCGACCCGTGGCCCGCGAGCCCCCGCTACTCGGAGATGTCGCACAGCAGCTACACCAACAACAGTCAGTTCCGCTGGGGACAGGCTCTCTACAAGGTGGGGGCGTGACGATGCGTAGCACTGTGAAGCTCTCCGCGGCGGCCCTCACGGCCGGTCTCGGCGTGACGATGTTCATGGGCGGCAACGCGATGGCGGCGGGCCCCGCGCCCTCCGACTCGGCGGCCGCCACCAAGGCCGCGTCGTCGCAGGCGGTCCAGCAGCAGCTGGGCTCCTTCTTCGTCCGCTACGAGCGGCAGCAGCAGGGCCAGCTGGTCACGGACAAGACCGTCACCAAGGCCCAGGCCGCGGCCAAGGCCCCCCGCCTCGAAGGCTCCGCCCAGGCCGTCTACTCGCTCAGCCCGGCGTTCGTGAA carries:
- a CDS encoding peptidoglycan-binding protein; this translates as MAVAAAVVVAVGGGGTVAALGSGGGSGGGAASALPPNTTRVARQTLKDTQTEDGRLGYGPSSTATSRLRGTITWVPESGDEITRGRPLYEVDGDPVMLMYGSRPSYRPLRAGTEGADVRRFEKNLAALGYDGFTVDGAYTSATADAVREWQDVHGLAETGVVELGRVVFAPGPVRVDGLQAGAGDPTGPGQKVLTYTGTDKAVTVELETTDQRMAKKGAAVEVTLPGDETVPGKIDEVSTVVEPGSAQGEDPTTKVEVTVWLRSRKARKAAAAYALAAVDVTFTAGQRGNVLTVPVAALVALEEGGFGVEVVKDGASSYAAVTTGLFADGKVEVSGQGIAEGTVVGIPK
- a CDS encoding response regulator transcription factor, with the protein product MRVLVVEDERLLADAIAEWLRDDAHAVDLAYDGAAALERAGVHDYDVVVLDRDLPLVHGDDVCRELVRGDGAARVLMLTAAAEITDRVAGLGLGADDYLTKPFAFPELAARVLALGRRARPAAPPVLRRAGITLDPARREVFRDGRYVPLAKKEFAVLTELLLADGAVVSAERLLEKAWDEHADPFTGAVRLAVLKLRRKLAEPPVVETVKGAGYRIP
- a CDS encoding sensor histidine kinase, which produces MIGPRRITLRHPSLRARLTLTYGGLFLVAGLVLLGVTYALFDQQMSREGTKVLARTSLPSPGATGSTGNTGNTGGTGGTGRPVPAGTTPSGQEGPGAIDDLEGWMKGQRKDVREAATTSLITQGSIALLLVGGVAAGFGWLIAGQVLAPLHRVTETARRIAVAPAADRGLHERIALSGPDDEVKRLADTFDTMVERLDRSFDGQRRFVANASHELRTPLTLGRALVEVAMHRRSASADVLQLGETLLQINARHERLIAGLLLLARSENEITGRAPVDLADVVGHVAAQTAAEAEEAGVDVRAEPGEAVTSGDALLLERVVQNLVENGIRHNSGPGGWVRVRSRTGGGRAVLEVVNSGRAVPPYEIPALFEPFRRLGSDRVVTAKGAGLGLSIVQSIVRAHGGTVTADPGRDGGLRVTVRLPSP
- a CDS encoding papain-like cysteine protease family protein, with the translated sequence MATRTRPARARWRIACGVAGLAAATVAASPGIASADNLKINQEVQEQNQWCWAASGLTIAKFHGKGNVSQNEFCNLARNRTAGTQCPNQPGQLEWDQTAFRKLGLSVGQVSNPLSYNAVKEEIDGKRPIETGIYWTAGGGHAQVIYGYTGQTLAYGDPWPASPRYSEMSHSSYTNNSQFRWGQALYKVGA